A genomic segment from Maniola hyperantus chromosome 4, iAphHyp1.2, whole genome shotgun sequence encodes:
- the LOC117997112 gene encoding RNA-binding protein 45-like, translating to MMNMNNMRGVERKEETPPYSRLFVVCSKQLKKDDLRERFETFGAIEDLYIPKDRNTGESKGVAYVKYLKTSSAAAAIQDLHQKVFSPDNKPMKVMIAVNKNESPSQSENEDKYRRLFIKVPRDITESEVRQHFSAFGHVDHVRLQRDKVTDACKGFAYVQYASFYDAAKAFEECDRKYKPVFATPREDLKRSRNSVEMWNENNDNFNNFNGPKYAQNNDRNIMSRTDCIAQDIRNNSLSTDLQEFNNIAVVCSPQVPQKYISKLFSIVPGMAQCQYSVDTYNGISKALITYETSNSAAYALEKLNNFEFPSGEIITVKPDKNPLSKAADDLTDMVNSFKNAVDSGTPDLMQLANVIARASSLIKSVTLTTGHSESHVARSNDLDCNVTLPPPMPMADFNSKVAQRLFIICKPQPPPISILQDVFCRFGDLIQVSTIPNKTFGFVKYASEKSAREAINTLNGAIVSGIRLKVIEADEKPGKDERVAESGDQNTDYDMDSKRMKLDD from the coding sequence ATGATGAATATGAATAATATGCGTGGTGTCGAACGCAAGGAAGAAACACCCCCATACTCGAGGTTATTCGTGGTATGTAGTAAACAATTGAAAAAAGACGACCTGAGAGAAAGATTTGAGACCTTTGGTGCTATCGAAGATCTGTATATACCGAAAGATCGCAACACGGGGGAGTCCAAAGGTGTTGCATACGTCAAATATCTTAAAACCTCTTCAGCAGCTGCAGCTATCCAAGACTTGCATCAGAAAGTGTTTAGTCCGGATAACAAGCCCATGAAAGTCATGATAGCAGTTAATAAGAATGAGAGCCCTTCGCAGAGCGAGAATGAGGACAAGTACAGACGTCTCTTCATAAAAGTTCCCAGAGACATCACAGAGTCGGAAGTGAGACAACACTTTTCAGCTTTTGGTCACGTTGACCACGTTCGCTTGCAGAGAGACAAGGTGACAGATGCATGCAAAGGGTTCGCCTATGTGCAGTATGCATCATTTTATGATGCTGCCAAAGCTTTTGAAGAATGTGATAGAAAATATAAACCTGTATTTGCTACACCCCGTGAAGACTTGAAACGTAGTCGAAACAGTGTTGAAATGTGGAACGAAAACAATGACAATTTTAATAACTTCAATGGACCTAAGTATGCCCAAAATAATGACAGGAACATTATGTCTAGAACAGATTGTATCGCTCAAGATATTCGAAATAACTCCCTGTCTACTGACTTGCAAGAATTTAACAACATCGCTGTAGTGTGCAGTCCTCAAGTGCCACAGAAGTACATCAGcaaattattttcaattgtGCCAGGAATGGCGCAATGCCAGTACTCGGTGGACACATACAATGGGATATCCAAAGCCTTGATCACATATGAAACATCCAATTCAGCTGCTTATGCATTGGAAAAATTAAACAACTTTGAGTTTCCATCTGGGGAGATTATCACCGTAAAGCCAGATAAGAACCCTTTGAGCAAGGCTGCTGACGATCTAACAGATATGGTCAATAGCTTTAAAAATGCTGTTGATTCTGGTACTCCAGATTTGATGCAGTTGGCTAATGTCATTGCTCGTGCATCTTCTCTGATCAAATCTGTGACTCTGACCACAGGTCACTCGGAGTCGCATGTTGCACGGTCTAATGACTTGGACTGCAATGTCACATTGCCCCCACCTATGCCAATGGCAGACTTCAACAGCAAGGTTGCTCAAAGGTTGTTCATTATTTGCAAGCCTCAACCTCCCCCCATATCCATATTGCAGGATGTATTTTGCCGGTTTGGAGATCTCATTCAAGTTTCCACCATTCCTAATAAGACTTTTGGATTTGTTAAGTATGCTTCAGAGAAATCGGCACGAGAGGCCATAAATACCTTAAACGGTGCTATAGTGAGTGGTATTCGACTAAAAGTTATAGAAGCCGATGAAAAGCCAGGGAAAGACGAGAGGGTTGCTGAATCAGGTGACCAGAATACTGACTATGATATGGACAGCAAGCGAATGAAACTTGATGACTGA
- the LOC117996825 gene encoding uncharacterized protein, giving the protein MSVHKNNTEALSQYLQSMVKLEELQKMTEDLDKELEDSQRLMLEIKSIFSNIPNGENRAPVNVELRREQLGQYLAADGPRLLMPDMVEEVNVDIEAELIGLKKEAEELRKNIAAPSENQYEHSDRRNENLNLEQYAASLDEFSKRLANIKLNRANGNNRNTVLEMKLAQLCEDVNNFTQVVQSKTKLAKVNNKGMANQLDNSTAMLYDNLINKLISSVNEAIYLLQNRT; this is encoded by the exons ATGAGTGTACACAAAAACAACACCGAAGCATTATCTCAATATCTCCAGTCAATGGTCAAACTGGAGGAGCTTCAAAAAATGACTGAGGATCTGGACAAGGAACTAGAAGACTCCCAGAGGTTGATGTTGGAGATCAAAAGTATTTTCAGCAACATTCCAAACGGGGAGAATCGGGCGCCGGTTAACGTCGAGTTGAGACGGGAGCAATTGGGACAGTATCTTGCTGCGGATGGGCCCCGGCTGTTAATGCCGGATATGGTAGAAGAGGTTAACGTTGACATCGAAGCGGAATTAATCGGTTTAAAAAAGGAGGCGGAAGagttaagaaaaaatatagCCGCACCCTCAGAAAATCAATATGAGCATTCTGATAGGCGAAATGAGAATTTAAATTTGGAACAGTATGCTGCAAGCTTGGATGAATTCTCAAAGCGTTTGgcgaatattaaattaaatagagcAAATGGTAATAACAGAAATACAGTATTAGAAATGAAGTTGGCCCAACTATGTGAGGATGTCAATAATTTTACACAG GTGGTACAAAGTAAGACAAAGCTGGCAAAGGTAAACAATAAAGGGATGGCAAACCAGTTGGACAACAGCACTGCCATGCTCTATGATAATCTGATCAATAAGTTGATTAGCAGTGTCAATGAAGCtatttacttattacaaaatagAACTTAA
- the LOC117996933 gene encoding uncharacterized protein isoform X2 gives MTDNSSSRHVSYDQVKTIIDFMGQHVDFATGSLRSLEARHTSKTLWNELTRMLNNSRSGTKKTSDGWSKYWSDFKNKLKNKVTVLKKKKRSGSSSNKNIKPLTRLEKRALVILGPHFEKKISKNYPPEVKLEGNNENGHNSFGNNLSESSDRQSDETNDSEDDADEFNDDLDEDSEPILHSIYPKWLIEIEKKRAEADLTRAKAEERRANIAAKNCEAAIVQAEALKKLADAAVMQAEALAKIAGLMETRAQRQNVLPI, from the exons ATGACTGACAATAGTTCTTCACGCCACGTCTCTTACGACCAAGTGAAAACAATAATAGATTTCATGGGGCAACATGTAGACTTTGCAACCGGCAGTTTACGTTCCTTGGAGGCACGGCATACTTCTAAAACTCTGTGGAATGAATTGACTAGGATGCTAAATAACTCTCGATCAGGGACTAAGAAGACTTCGGATGGTTGGAGTAAG TACTGGAGTGACTTcaaaaataagcttaaaaataaagtaactgttctgaaaaagaagaaaaggtCTGGATCATCatcaaataaaaacataaagccGCTAACGAGGTTGGAGAAGAGGGCCCTGGTTATATTGGGCCCGCATTTTGAAAAGAAGATCTCAAAG AACTATCCACCGGAAGTGAAACTAGAGGGTAACAATGAAAATGGCCACAATTCTTTTGGCAACAATCTCAGTGAAAGTAGCGACAGACAATCAG ATGAAACTAATGATAGTGAAGACGATGCCGATGAATTTAATGATGACTTAGATGAAGATAGTGAGCCCATCCTTCACA GTATATACCCGAAATGGTTGATAGAAATAGAGAAAAAACGCGCCGAAGCGGACCTGACTCGCGCAAAGGCCGAGGAACGGAGAGCTAATATAGCCGCAAAGAATTGTGAGGCTGCGATAGTCCAGGCGGAGGCTTTGAAGAAGTTAGCTGATGCAGCGGTCATGCAGGCGGAGGCACTTGCTAAAATAGCAGGGCTTATGGAGACCAGGGCACAGAGGCAAAATGTTTTGCCCATTTGA
- the LOC117996933 gene encoding uncharacterized protein isoform X1 yields the protein MTDNSSSRHVSYDQVKTIIDFMGQHVDFATGSLRSLEARHTSKTLWNELTRMLNNSRSGTKKTSDGWSKYWSDFKNKLKNKVTVLKKKKRSGSSSNKNIKPLTRLEKRALVILGPHFEKKISKVPTDPSSNISNYPPEVKLEGNNENGHNSFGNNLSESSDRQSDETNDSEDDADEFNDDLDEDSEPILHSIYPKWLIEIEKKRAEADLTRAKAEERRANIAAKNCEAAIVQAEALKKLADAAVMQAEALAKIAGLMETRAQRQNVLPI from the exons ATGACTGACAATAGTTCTTCACGCCACGTCTCTTACGACCAAGTGAAAACAATAATAGATTTCATGGGGCAACATGTAGACTTTGCAACCGGCAGTTTACGTTCCTTGGAGGCACGGCATACTTCTAAAACTCTGTGGAATGAATTGACTAGGATGCTAAATAACTCTCGATCAGGGACTAAGAAGACTTCGGATGGTTGGAGTAAG TACTGGAGTGACTTcaaaaataagcttaaaaataaagtaactgttctgaaaaagaagaaaaggtCTGGATCATCatcaaataaaaacataaagccGCTAACGAGGTTGGAGAAGAGGGCCCTGGTTATATTGGGCCCGCATTTTGAAAAGAAGATCTCAAAGGTCCCTACAGACCCCTCTAGTAATATTTCA AACTATCCACCGGAAGTGAAACTAGAGGGTAACAATGAAAATGGCCACAATTCTTTTGGCAACAATCTCAGTGAAAGTAGCGACAGACAATCAG ATGAAACTAATGATAGTGAAGACGATGCCGATGAATTTAATGATGACTTAGATGAAGATAGTGAGCCCATCCTTCACA GTATATACCCGAAATGGTTGATAGAAATAGAGAAAAAACGCGCCGAAGCGGACCTGACTCGCGCAAAGGCCGAGGAACGGAGAGCTAATATAGCCGCAAAGAATTGTGAGGCTGCGATAGTCCAGGCGGAGGCTTTGAAGAAGTTAGCTGATGCAGCGGTCATGCAGGCGGAGGCACTTGCTAAAATAGCAGGGCTTATGGAGACCAGGGCACAGAGGCAAAATGTTTTGCCCATTTGA
- the LOC117996934 gene encoding U3 small nucleolar ribonucleoprotein protein IMP3, whose product MVRKLKFHEQKLLKKVDFISWKVDNNLNEVKVMKRFYIQKREDYTKYNKLSREIRELTNKIKDLDANTEFRTEASAQLLEKLYQMGLIPTRWDLALASNVSASSFCRRRLPVVMQRNKMSENLKEATKFIEQGHVRVGPEVVKDPAFLVTRSLEDFVTWVDGSAIKKHVMEYNEMRDDFDML is encoded by the exons atgGTGCGAAAATTAAAGTTTCATGAGCAAAAACTGCTCAAAAAAGTAGACTTTATCTCATGGAaagttgataataatttaaatgagGTCAAAGTTATGAAAAGATTCTACATTCAAAAGCGTGAAGATTATACTAA ATATAATAAATTATCTAGAGAGATCAGAGAGcttacaaacaaaataaaagaccTGGATGCTAACACTGAATTTAGAACTGAAGCAAGTGCACAGCTATTGGAAAAGTTGTATCAAATGGGGCTCATTCCGACCAGATGGGATTTGGCACTTGCGAGCAATGTATCAGCCAGTTCTTTTTGTAGGAGAAGACTGCCAGTTGTTATGCAAAGAA ATAAAATGTCAGAGAACTTGAAAGAAGCGACTAAATTCATTGAACAAGGCCACGTCAGGGTGGGGCCAGAAGTTGTAAAGGATCCTGCGTTCTTGGTGACCAGGTCTCTTGAAGACTTCGTCACTTGGGTAGACGGTTCAGCTATCAAGAAACATGTAATGGAGTACAATGAGATG AGAGACGATTTTGATATGCTTTGA